The Ancylobacter sp. WKF20 genome contains a region encoding:
- the mobA gene encoding molybdenum cofactor guanylyltransferase MobA, which produces MDAPAGLILAGGLSRRMGGGDKALLRLGGETILARIARIVGPQVSPLLLNANGPAERFGLDLPVIPDSVPDRPGPLAGILAGLDHLAAHLPQARHLLTVPSDCPFLPADLAARLTQAAGRDGAACAGSGGRVHGVVGLWPVAAREDLRRLLLQDGQRRVDAWLARVGAATVDWPVTPLDPFFNVNTPDDLAHAEALAAQAS; this is translated from the coding sequence ATGGACGCACCCGCCGGCCTCATCCTCGCGGGCGGCCTGTCCCGGCGCATGGGTGGCGGCGACAAGGCGCTGCTTCGGCTGGGCGGCGAGACCATCCTCGCCCGGATCGCCCGGATCGTCGGGCCTCAGGTTTCCCCGCTTCTGCTCAACGCCAACGGGCCGGCCGAGCGCTTCGGGCTCGATCTGCCGGTTATCCCCGACAGCGTGCCGGATCGGCCCGGGCCGCTCGCCGGTATTCTCGCTGGGCTCGACCATCTCGCGGCACACTTGCCGCAGGCCCGCCATTTGCTCACCGTCCCATCCGACTGCCCGTTCCTGCCGGCGGATCTCGCCGCGCGACTGACGCAAGCGGCCGGGCGTGACGGCGCCGCCTGCGCCGGCTCGGGCGGGCGGGTGCATGGCGTGGTCGGCCTGTGGCCGGTCGCGGCGCGGGAGGATTTGCGCCGTCTCCTGCTTCAGGATGGTCAGCGACGCGTGGATGCCTGGCTGGCGCGGGTTGGGGCGGCCACGGTCGACTGGCCCGTCACGCCGCTTGACCCGTTCTTCAACGTCAACACGCCCGACGACCTCGCGCACGCCGAGGCGCTGGCCGCTCAGGCCAGCTGA
- a CDS encoding YbaN family protein — protein sequence MFAAGWLCVGLGIFGIIMPGMPGTVFLILAAWLFSRSSPRFEAWLLGHPRLGPSVRAWRANGAVPRWAQFVATGSMMASFGILVMLGLSLPVLGMIGVTFIAVSAYLLTRPTA from the coding sequence ATGTTCGCGGCCGGCTGGCTATGCGTCGGTCTCGGCATCTTCGGCATCATCATGCCCGGCATGCCCGGTACAGTGTTCCTCATTCTCGCGGCCTGGCTGTTCTCCCGCTCCTCGCCGCGCTTCGAGGCGTGGCTGCTGGGACATCCCAGGCTCGGCCCCTCCGTGCGCGCCTGGCGCGCGAATGGAGCGGTGCCGCGCTGGGCGCAGTTCGTCGCGACGGGCTCGATGATGGCCAGCTTCGGCATTCTGGTGATGCTCGGCCTGTCGCTGCCAGTGCTCGGCATGATCGGCGTGACCTTCATCGCTGTCTCCGCCTATCTGCTCACCCGGCCGACCGCGTGA
- the recG gene encoding ATP-dependent DNA helicase RecG gives MRPDILNSYFAPITGLPGIGPKLAKPFNRLLGRAEGARVLDLLLHLPASTIDRRARPTLREVVPDTVVTVEVHVDRHVPTPRGSRAPYRVYAHDETGDLVLAFFKADRSWMERLLPIGETRWVSGTISLYDGIPQMVHPDRVLDAAGLAKLPPIEPVYPLVEGLGHGHVRRAVDAALGQTGDLPEWQAGTPALSFHEALRRVHQPADTEDAQPLGAAWQRLAYDELLAGQIALALVRARTVKQAGRPSIGDGRLTGRIEAALPFALTGSQREALIAIRADLASQDRMLRLLQGDVGSGKTVVALLAAATVVEAGRQAAIMAPTEILARQHMKTIAPLAETVGLRVALLTGREKGKAREALLASLASGEIDLVIGTHALFQEGVAFRDLGLAIVDEQHRFGVHQRLALASKGDAVDVLVMTATPIPRTLVLTYFGDMASSELREKPAGRKPIDTRAIPSDRIDEIVARLGTALAQGRRAYWICPLVEESENSDLAAAELRFSELQAHFGARVGLVHGKMKGAEKDAAMAAFAAGETQLLVATTVVEVGVDVPEASIIVIEHAERFGLAQLHQLRGRVGRGDAASVCLLLYRRPLGEVAHQRLEALRSSEDGFFLAEEDLRLRGEGDVLGTRQSGFPGFRLARLDVHGPLLDRARAEAAEIVENDSDLSSPRGVALRLLLHIFERDVAVKLLSAG, from the coding sequence CTGCGGCCCGACATCCTCAACTCCTATTTCGCGCCGATCACCGGCCTGCCGGGCATCGGACCGAAGCTCGCCAAGCCGTTCAACCGTCTGCTCGGCCGGGCGGAGGGCGCGCGGGTGCTCGACCTGCTGCTTCACCTGCCGGCCTCCACCATTGACCGCCGCGCCCGGCCTACGCTCCGCGAGGTAGTGCCGGACACGGTGGTGACGGTCGAAGTCCATGTCGACCGCCATGTGCCGACGCCGCGCGGATCGCGGGCGCCCTATCGCGTCTACGCCCATGACGAGACCGGCGATCTCGTGCTGGCCTTCTTCAAGGCCGACCGGAGCTGGATGGAGCGCCTGCTGCCCATCGGCGAGACGCGGTGGGTATCGGGGACCATCAGTCTCTACGACGGCATCCCGCAAATGGTTCACCCGGACCGGGTGCTGGATGCTGCAGGGCTGGCCAAGCTGCCGCCCATCGAGCCGGTCTATCCGCTGGTCGAGGGGCTCGGGCATGGCCATGTGCGTCGCGCCGTGGACGCCGCACTCGGCCAGACCGGCGACCTGCCGGAGTGGCAGGCGGGGACGCCTGCGCTGAGCTTCCATGAGGCGCTGCGCCGGGTTCACCAGCCGGCGGATACGGAGGACGCGCAGCCGCTCGGCGCCGCCTGGCAACGGCTTGCCTATGATGAATTGCTGGCTGGCCAGATCGCCCTCGCGCTGGTGCGGGCCCGCACCGTCAAACAGGCCGGCCGACCGAGCATCGGCGACGGGCGGCTGACGGGGCGGATCGAGGCCGCCCTGCCCTTCGCCCTCACCGGCTCGCAGCGCGAGGCGCTCATCGCCATCCGCGCCGATCTCGCCTCGCAGGACCGGATGCTGCGTCTGCTGCAGGGCGATGTCGGCTCCGGTAAGACGGTCGTCGCGCTGCTCGCCGCCGCGACGGTGGTCGAGGCCGGCCGGCAGGCGGCGATCATGGCGCCGACGGAAATCCTCGCCCGGCAGCACATGAAGACCATCGCCCCGCTCGCCGAGACCGTCGGGTTGCGGGTCGCCCTGCTGACGGGACGCGAGAAGGGCAAGGCTCGCGAGGCCCTGCTGGCTTCCCTTGCTTCTGGCGAGATCGACCTCGTCATCGGCACCCATGCGTTGTTTCAGGAGGGCGTCGCCTTTCGCGACCTCGGCCTCGCGATCGTCGACGAGCAGCACCGTTTCGGCGTGCACCAGCGCCTCGCCCTCGCCTCCAAGGGCGACGCGGTGGATGTGCTGGTGATGACGGCGACCCCCATTCCGCGCACGCTGGTTCTCACCTACTTCGGCGACATGGCGTCGAGCGAGCTGCGGGAGAAGCCGGCCGGGCGCAAGCCGATCGACACCCGCGCCATTCCATCCGACCGCATCGACGAGATCGTCGCGCGCCTCGGCACGGCGCTCGCGCAGGGGCGGCGCGCTTACTGGATCTGCCCGCTGGTGGAGGAATCGGAGAACTCCGACCTTGCTGCCGCCGAGCTGCGTTTCAGCGAGCTTCAGGCGCATTTTGGCGCCCGCGTGGGTCTCGTTCACGGCAAGATGAAGGGTGCGGAGAAGGATGCCGCCATGGCCGCCTTCGCTGCCGGCGAGACGCAGCTTCTGGTGGCGACCACGGTGGTGGAAGTGGGCGTCGACGTGCCGGAAGCTTCGATCATCGTCATCGAGCACGCCGAACGATTCGGCCTCGCGCAGCTTCACCAATTGCGCGGGCGGGTCGGGCGTGGGGATGCCGCCTCGGTGTGTCTGCTGCTCTACCGCCGCCCACTCGGCGAAGTGGCGCATCAGCGTTTGGAGGCGTTGCGGTCCTCCGAGGATGGGTTCTTCCTGGCAGAGGAGGATCTGCGCCTGCGCGGCGAGGGCGATGTCCTCGGCACCCGGCAGAGCGGCTTCCCCGGTTTCCGCCTCGCGCGGCTGGACGTTCACGGCCCGCTGCTGGATCGCGCGCGGGCGGAGGCGGCAGAGATCGTTGAGAATGATTCCGATCTTTCCAGCCCGCGTGGAGTGGCCCTGCGGCTTTTGCTACATATCTTTGAAAGGGATGTAGCCGTGAAGCTCCTGAGCGCCGGCTGA
- a CDS encoding succinate dehydrogenase assembly factor 2, which produces MTGTTRSSAGLDACRRRILYRSWHRGTREMDLLMGRFADAMIGVMSEEEVAAFEELIEVEDPDLFGWINSGVPDPAYDTPIFHRFRQFHLSGEGVPSL; this is translated from the coding sequence ATGACCGGAACCACCCGTTCGAGCGCCGGCCTCGATGCCTGCCGTCGCCGCATCCTCTACCGTTCCTGGCATCGCGGCACGCGCGAGATGGACCTGCTCATGGGCCGCTTCGCCGACGCCATGATCGGCGTGATGAGCGAGGAGGAGGTCGCAGCCTTCGAAGAACTGATCGAGGTCGAGGATCCCGACCTCTTCGGCTGGATCAACTCCGGCGTGCCGGACCCGGCCTATGACACCCCCATCTTCCACCGCTTCCGGCAGTTTCACCTGTCGGGTGAGGGCGTTCCCAGCCTATGA
- the mfd gene encoding transcription-repair coupling factor: protein MKTPLRSPLATLSSQLAPGKTLTLANVPNGMEGLVVADLARALAAQEEAPWPTLLVICRDTERMAELERALGFFAPGIEVLPFPAWDCLPYDRASPNGAIIARRMTTLARLARVKGREAGTIVLTTVNAALQRVPKRALVATQSFSAAPGNALSMDDVVGWAEVNGFLRTSTVRDTGEYAVRGGIVDLYPPGLPAPVRLDFFGDTLESIRSFDPETQRTAMQLRSLDLVPMSELQLTTETMKRFRMAYVQQFGAAQRGDQLYEHISEGRRYAGMEHWLPLFHDGLDTLFDYAPDAPIVMEAQGGEAAASRLDQIADYYDARRHGMEHSTGTPYKPLPPDRLYLTATEWEQRNAVASKVALSAFALPPAKNVLDLDGHPVRSFAAERADPEAQLFDVAVNYLREQAKTKRTILAAWSDGSRDRLATVLADHGLKGTQTVGTRDAAEALPKGTIGLAVLGIESGFETDQLVVIGEQDILGDRLVRPKRKARRAQDIIAELTSLTAGDLVVHVDHGIGRFIGLKTIEAMGAPHDCLEIHYAEGSKLFLPVENLELLSRYGSEDTEAQLDRLGGGGWQARKARMKSRIREMAAELIKIAAQRQLHEAPRLVPAAGIYDEFRARFPYEETEDQEAAIDAVFDDLGSGHPMDRLVCGDVGFGKTEVALRAAFAVALNGKQVAVVVPTTLLARQHFKTFSERFKGLPIVVRQASRLVTGKEMSETKKGLADGTVDIVVGTHALLGKAISFKDLGLVIIDEEQHFGVGHKEKMKQLRAEVHVLTLTATPIPRTLQLAMTGVRELSIIASPPVDRLAVRSFVTPFDPLIVREALLRERYRGGQSFYVCPRIEDLGEVKDFLDKSVPEVRVAVAHGQMAATQLEEIMSAFYDGQFDVLLSTTIVESGLDIPTANTLIIHRADMFGLAQLYQLRGRVGRSKTRAYAIFTLPTEKALTTQAERRLKVLQSLDTLGAGFQLASHDLDIRGAGNLLGDEQSGHIKEVGYELYQEMLEEAIANLKAGITAPTADKWSPQISIGTPVLIPEDYVADLHVRLSLYRRLADMETDQEIEAMGAELVDRFGSLPEEVEQLLKLVSIKAFCRRANVEKVDAGPRGAVLTFRDGRFPNPAGFITYVGKPHVVAKMRPDGKVVFSEDWPNANARLKGTAGILKELAKIAEQGAKAA, encoded by the coding sequence ATGAAGACCCCGCTTCGCTCGCCGCTTGCCACGCTCAGTTCCCAGCTCGCGCCGGGAAAGACGCTGACCCTCGCCAATGTGCCGAACGGCATGGAGGGGCTGGTCGTCGCCGATCTCGCCCGCGCGCTCGCCGCGCAGGAGGAGGCGCCGTGGCCGACACTTCTGGTGATCTGCCGCGACACGGAGCGCATGGCGGAGCTGGAGCGGGCGCTCGGCTTCTTCGCGCCGGGCATCGAAGTGCTGCCCTTCCCGGCCTGGGACTGCCTGCCCTATGACCGCGCCTCGCCCAACGGCGCGATCATCGCGCGGCGCATGACCACGCTCGCGCGTCTTGCGCGGGTGAAGGGACGCGAAGCCGGCACCATCGTCCTCACCACGGTCAACGCCGCGCTCCAGCGCGTGCCGAAGCGCGCCCTGGTGGCGACGCAGTCCTTCTCGGCGGCGCCGGGCAATGCGCTGTCGATGGACGATGTGGTCGGCTGGGCCGAGGTGAACGGCTTCCTGCGCACCTCCACTGTGCGCGACACCGGCGAGTATGCGGTGCGTGGCGGCATCGTCGATCTCTACCCGCCGGGCCTGCCGGCGCCGGTGCGGCTCGACTTCTTCGGCGACACGCTGGAGTCGATCCGCTCCTTTGATCCGGAGACTCAGCGCACGGCGATGCAATTGCGCTCGCTCGATCTCGTGCCGATGAGCGAGCTTCAGCTCACCACGGAGACGATGAAGCGTTTCCGCATGGCCTATGTGCAGCAGTTCGGCGCCGCCCAGCGTGGCGACCAGCTCTATGAGCACATCAGCGAAGGCCGGCGTTACGCAGGAATGGAGCACTGGCTGCCGCTGTTCCATGACGGGCTCGACACGCTGTTCGACTACGCGCCCGACGCGCCGATCGTGATGGAAGCGCAGGGCGGGGAGGCAGCCGCCTCGCGGCTCGACCAGATCGCCGATTATTACGACGCCCGCCGCCACGGCATGGAGCATAGCACCGGCACACCCTACAAGCCGCTGCCGCCGGATCGGCTCTACCTCACCGCCACCGAATGGGAGCAGCGTAACGCCGTCGCGTCCAAGGTCGCGCTGTCCGCCTTCGCGCTGCCGCCGGCCAAGAACGTGCTCGACCTTGACGGCCACCCCGTGCGGTCCTTTGCCGCCGAGCGCGCCGACCCAGAGGCGCAGCTTTTCGACGTCGCTGTCAATTATCTGCGCGAGCAGGCCAAGACGAAGCGCACCATCCTCGCCGCCTGGTCGGACGGCTCGCGCGACCGGCTGGCCACCGTGCTGGCCGATCATGGGCTCAAGGGCACCCAGACCGTCGGCACGCGCGATGCCGCCGAGGCGCTGCCCAAGGGCACGATCGGTCTCGCCGTCCTCGGCATCGAGAGCGGCTTCGAGACCGACCAACTCGTGGTGATCGGCGAGCAGGACATTCTCGGCGACCGGCTCGTGCGCCCCAAGCGCAAGGCGCGCCGCGCGCAGGACATCATCGCCGAGCTGACCTCGCTCACCGCCGGCGACCTCGTGGTGCATGTCGATCACGGCATTGGTCGCTTCATCGGGCTGAAGACCATCGAGGCCATGGGCGCGCCCCATGACTGCCTCGAAATCCACTATGCGGAGGGCTCCAAGCTCTTCCTGCCGGTGGAGAATCTCGAACTCCTCTCGCGCTACGGCTCGGAGGACACCGAGGCGCAGCTCGACCGGCTGGGTGGCGGGGGCTGGCAGGCGCGCAAGGCGCGGATGAAAAGCCGCATCCGCGAGATGGCGGCCGAGCTCATCAAGATCGCCGCGCAGCGCCAGCTCCACGAAGCGCCGCGCCTCGTGCCGGCGGCGGGCATCTATGACGAGTTCCGCGCCCGCTTCCCCTATGAGGAGACCGAGGATCAGGAAGCCGCCATCGACGCGGTGTTCGACGATCTCGGCTCCGGCCATCCGATGGACCGGCTGGTCTGCGGCGATGTCGGCTTCGGCAAGACCGAGGTGGCGTTGCGCGCCGCCTTTGCCGTCGCGCTGAACGGCAAGCAAGTCGCCGTCGTGGTCCCGACCACGCTGCTGGCGCGCCAGCATTTCAAGACCTTCTCCGAGCGCTTCAAGGGCCTGCCCATCGTGGTGCGTCAGGCCTCGCGCCTCGTCACCGGCAAGGAGATGAGCGAGACCAAGAAGGGGCTGGCGGACGGCACGGTCGACATCGTCGTCGGTACCCACGCGCTGCTCGGCAAGGCGATCAGCTTCAAGGATCTCGGCCTCGTCATCATCGACGAGGAGCAGCATTTCGGCGTCGGCCATAAGGAGAAGATGAAGCAGCTCCGCGCCGAGGTGCATGTGCTGACGCTCACCGCGACGCCGATCCCGCGCACGCTTCAGCTGGCCATGACCGGGGTGCGCGAGCTCTCCATCATCGCCTCGCCGCCGGTGGACCGGCTCGCGGTGCGCAGCTTCGTCACGCCGTTCGATCCGCTGATCGTGCGCGAGGCCCTGCTGCGCGAGCGCTATCGTGGCGGCCAGAGCTTCTATGTCTGCCCGCGCATCGAGGATCTCGGCGAGGTGAAGGACTTCCTCGACAAGAGCGTGCCGGAGGTGCGTGTCGCCGTCGCCCATGGCCAGATGGCGGCGACGCAGCTCGAGGAGATCATGTCCGCCTTCTATGACGGGCAGTTCGACGTGCTGCTCTCCACCACCATCGTGGAATCCGGGCTGGATATTCCGACCGCCAACACCCTCATCATCCACCGCGCGGACATGTTCGGCCTCGCCCAGCTCTACCAGCTGCGCGGGCGCGTCGGCCGCTCGAAGACGCGCGCCTATGCCATCTTTACGCTGCCGACGGAGAAGGCGCTGACGACGCAAGCGGAACGCCGCCTCAAGGTGCTGCAGTCGCTCGATACGCTGGGCGCCGGCTTCCAGCTCGCCAGCCACGACCTCGACATTCGCGGCGCCGGCAACCTCTTGGGCGACGAGCAGTCCGGCCATATCAAGGAGGTCGGTTACGAGCTCTATCAGGAGATGCTGGAGGAGGCGATCGCCAACCTCAAGGCCGGCATCACCGCGCCGACAGCCGACAAATGGTCGCCGCAGATCTCCATCGGCACGCCGGTCCTCATCCCCGAGGATTATGTGGCGGATCTGCATGTGCGCCTGTCGCTGTACCGGCGGCTCGCGGATATGGAGACCGATCAGGAGATCGAGGCGATGGGCGCCGAGCTGGTGGACCGCTTCGGGTCGCTACCCGAGGAGGTCGAGCAACTGCTCAAGCTCGTCAGCATCAAGGCGTTCTGCCGCCGCGCCAATGTGGAGAAGGTCGATGCCGGCCCGCGCGGGGCGGTGCTCACCTTCCGGGACGGGCGCTTCCCGAACCCGGCCGGCTTCATCACCTATGTCGGCAAGCCGCACGTGGTCGCGAAGATGCGGCCGGACGGCAAGGTGGTGTTCTCGGAGGATTGGCCGAACGCCAATGCGCGCCTCAAGGGCACGGCCGGCATTCTGAAAGAACTGGCGAAGATTGCCGAGCAAGGGGCCAAGGCGGCCTGA
- a CDS encoding extracellular solute-binding protein codes for MHGEPAYPDGFAHYTSVNPDAPKGGRLTQGAVGSFDSLNPFIVRGTAPPFIRWNIVESLMARSPDEAFTCYGLLARSVETDEARSYVAFEIDPRARFSDGAPVTADDVLFSFNLLRVKGRPNHRTFYGKVSKAEVTGPLAIRFTFGAVDRELPLIMALMPVLARHAADEATFDQTSFTAPLGSGPYTVAQVRPGESVILTRREDYWGRDLPVNRGNYNVDTLRYDFYRDVNSQFEAFKRGLSDIRFETDPGRWKTGYDIPAVRDGRIVQEEIETGMPKPYSALIFNMRRPLFADARVREAMVELFDFEWANANLYFGVYRRNGSFYDGSELSARGRPADARERELLSRYPDAVLPTVMDGTWQPPTSDGSGRDRARLKRALELFASAGWELKGGKLTATDGRAFAPELLVGTKDQERLALAYQNMLKRAGVTLNIRLVDNVQFEARKQTYDYDMVPYIWDQSLSPGNEQAFYFGSAAADVPGTRNFMGLKSPAADAMIEALLAARARPDFISAVRALDRVLISARFSVPLFYTPGQWVARWTAIQRPERVALAGTLAESWWREPGR; via the coding sequence ATGCATGGCGAACCGGCCTATCCGGACGGCTTCGCCCATTACACCAGCGTCAACCCTGACGCCCCCAAAGGTGGGCGGCTGACGCAGGGGGCCGTGGGCAGTTTCGACAGCCTCAATCCCTTCATCGTGCGCGGCACGGCACCGCCCTTCATCCGCTGGAACATCGTCGAGAGCCTGATGGCCCGCTCGCCGGACGAGGCCTTCACCTGCTACGGACTGCTCGCCCGCAGCGTGGAGACCGACGAGGCCCGCAGCTACGTCGCCTTCGAGATCGACCCGCGCGCCCGCTTTTCCGACGGGGCGCCGGTAACCGCGGACGACGTGCTGTTCTCGTTCAACCTGTTGCGCGTGAAGGGCCGGCCGAACCACCGGACCTTCTACGGCAAGGTATCGAAGGCGGAAGTCACTGGCCCGCTCGCCATTCGCTTCACCTTCGGGGCCGTGGACCGCGAGCTGCCGCTGATCATGGCGCTCATGCCGGTTCTGGCGCGCCATGCCGCGGACGAGGCGACCTTCGACCAGACCAGCTTCACCGCGCCGCTGGGCAGCGGACCTTACACGGTGGCGCAGGTTCGCCCCGGCGAAAGCGTGATCCTCACCCGGCGCGAGGACTATTGGGGCCGCGACCTGCCGGTGAACCGCGGCAATTACAATGTCGACACGCTGCGCTACGATTTCTACCGCGACGTGAACAGCCAGTTCGAGGCGTTCAAGCGCGGGCTCTCCGACATACGCTTCGAGACCGATCCCGGCCGCTGGAAGACCGGCTATGACATTCCCGCCGTGCGCGACGGGCGCATCGTGCAGGAGGAGATCGAAACGGGCATGCCGAAGCCCTATTCGGCGCTGATCTTCAACATGCGCCGCCCGCTCTTCGCGGATGCGCGGGTGCGTGAAGCGATGGTCGAGCTGTTCGATTTCGAGTGGGCGAACGCCAATCTCTATTTCGGCGTCTACCGGCGCAACGGCAGCTTCTATGACGGCTCGGAGCTCTCGGCGCGCGGGCGCCCGGCGGACGCGCGCGAGCGGGAGCTGCTCTCCCGCTACCCCGACGCCGTGCTGCCCACTGTGATGGACGGCACGTGGCAGCCACCGACATCGGATGGCTCAGGCCGCGACCGGGCCCGTCTCAAGCGCGCGCTGGAGCTGTTCGCCAGCGCCGGCTGGGAGCTGAAGGGCGGCAAGCTGACCGCCACGGACGGCCGGGCCTTCGCGCCGGAGCTGCTGGTCGGCACCAAGGACCAGGAGCGTCTCGCCCTCGCCTACCAGAACATGCTGAAGCGCGCGGGAGTGACGCTGAACATCCGCCTCGTCGACAATGTGCAGTTCGAGGCCCGCAAGCAGACCTATGACTACGACATGGTGCCCTATATCTGGGACCAGTCGCTCTCGCCCGGCAATGAGCAGGCGTTCTATTTCGGCTCGGCGGCGGCCGATGTGCCGGGTACGCGCAACTTCATGGGGCTGAAGAGCCCGGCGGCGGACGCGATGATCGAGGCGCTGCTCGCCGCCCGCGCGCGGCCGGACTTCATCTCCGCCGTGCGGGCGCTGGATCGTGTGCTGATCTCCGCCCGCTTTTCAGTGCCGCTGTTCTACACGCCGGGCCAGTGGGTGGCGCGCTGGACGGCGATCCAGCGGCCGGAACGCGTGGCGCTCGCGGGCACGCTGGCCGAGAGCTGGTGGCGCGAACCCGGCCGCTGA
- a CDS encoding invasion associated locus B family protein, with amino-acid sequence MINRSTLARQVAGAAMVLALTSTAFAQTQPAKPAQKPAAAPAAQPQQAAPAQPQQGQQAQIPAIPIPWVKRCGDDPNLKKQVCTLEQTIISDTGPVLVRFGLLDIKDDPRKAFFVMFPTQMGVLLRNGFRVALANEQPVLGTFVMCDPQSCRGDIQIDQAFIDRMKKAPGLTISVANAVGRVISYPIGLGDFAKVYDGPETDQKVFEDQVKKIQDQVKARQDAIKAEADAREQQTKAGLEKLGAEKLKNGQPAQ; translated from the coding sequence ATGATCAACCGCTCGACTCTCGCGCGCCAGGTCGCCGGCGCCGCCATGGTGCTGGCGCTGACCAGCACCGCCTTTGCGCAGACCCAGCCCGCCAAGCCTGCCCAGAAGCCCGCTGCGGCCCCCGCCGCGCAGCCGCAGCAGGCGGCTCCGGCCCAGCCCCAGCAGGGCCAGCAGGCGCAGATCCCCGCGATCCCGATTCCGTGGGTCAAGCGCTGCGGTGATGATCCGAACCTCAAGAAGCAGGTCTGCACGCTGGAGCAGACCATCATCAGCGACACCGGCCCGGTGCTGGTGCGCTTCGGCCTGCTCGACATCAAGGATGACCCGCGCAAGGCGTTCTTCGTGATGTTCCCGACCCAGATGGGCGTTCTGCTGCGCAACGGCTTCCGCGTTGCGCTGGCCAATGAGCAGCCGGTTCTGGGCACCTTCGTCATGTGCGACCCGCAGTCCTGCCGCGGCGACATCCAGATCGACCAGGCCTTCATCGACCGCATGAAGAAGGCTCCGGGCCTCACCATCAGCGTCGCCAACGCGGTTGGCCGCGTGATCTCCTACCCGATCGGCCTCGGCGATTTCGCCAAGGTCTATGACGGCCCGGAGACGGACCAGAAGGTGTTTGAGGACCAGGTCAAGAAGATCCAGGATCAGGTCAAGGCCCGTCAGGACGCGATCAAGGCCGAGGCTGACGCCCGCGAGCAGCAGACCAAGGCGGGTCTGGAGAAGCTCGGTGCCGAGAAGCTGAAGAACGGCCAGCCGGCGCAGTGA
- the hspQ gene encoding heat shock protein HspQ codes for MMKERNAKYRIGQIVRHRHYPFRGVVFDVDPEFTNTDEWWDSIPENIRPSTKDQPFYHLLAENAETEYVAYVSEQNLELDTSGEPVRHPQVREMLAADGDGGWRVRSERLQ; via the coding sequence ATGATGAAGGAGCGCAACGCCAAGTACCGGATCGGGCAGATCGTGCGCCACCGGCATTACCCGTTCCGCGGCGTGGTCTTCGACGTCGATCCCGAATTCACCAACACCGACGAATGGTGGGATTCGATCCCCGAGAACATCCGCCCCTCGACCAAGGATCAGCCCTTCTACCACCTGCTGGCGGAGAACGCGGAGACCGAATACGTGGCCTACGTCTCCGAGCAGAATCTGGAGCTCGACACGTCCGGCGAGCCGGTGCGCCACCCGCAGGTGCGCGAGATGCTGGCCGCTGATGGCGATGGCGGCTGGCGGGTGCGCAGCGAACGGCTCCAGTAG
- a CDS encoding AEC family transporter: MAEVLALALPFFGVIFLGLGCGRLARIPESGLAWLSFFIIYVALPALFFSLVARTPFHELTNGAFIATTTLSTAACFGLSLLVGLWLRRGNLPEATIAAILGSYSNVGYMGPGLTLGALGMGASVPTALIFVFDSLFFFTIVPILMAVGGRDKRPLSATLLLVVRRVVTHPFNVATFLGVFAAYIEFHPPAAIEKTLEFLRNAAAPCALFTLGVSVALRPMNRVQSEVPALLAIKLVVHPALVWLVLTTVGGFDPVWIATAVLMASLPPALNAFIMAKQYETYVQGASGGVLIGTVVSVLTVTLMLYALQHDMLPHGLR; the protein is encoded by the coding sequence ATGGCCGAGGTTCTAGCGTTAGCACTTCCGTTTTTCGGCGTCATCTTCCTCGGGCTGGGATGCGGCCGGCTCGCGCGCATCCCCGAAAGCGGCCTCGCCTGGCTGAGCTTCTTCATCATCTATGTGGCATTGCCGGCGCTGTTCTTCTCGCTGGTGGCGCGTACCCCGTTCCATGAATTGACCAACGGCGCCTTCATCGCCACCACGACCCTGTCGACGGCGGCTTGCTTCGGCCTGTCGCTGCTGGTTGGCCTGTGGCTGCGCCGCGGCAACCTGCCGGAAGCGACCATTGCGGCGATTCTCGGCTCCTATTCCAATGTCGGCTATATGGGCCCGGGCCTGACGCTGGGCGCGCTCGGCATGGGCGCCTCGGTGCCGACGGCGCTGATTTTCGTCTTCGACAGCCTGTTCTTCTTCACCATCGTGCCAATCCTGATGGCGGTCGGCGGGCGCGACAAACGGCCCTTGTCGGCGACGCTGCTCTTGGTCGTCCGCCGTGTGGTGACGCACCCGTTCAACGTCGCGACCTTCCTCGGCGTCTTCGCCGCCTATATCGAGTTCCACCCGCCCGCTGCCATCGAGAAGACGCTGGAATTCCTGCGCAACGCCGCAGCGCCCTGCGCGCTGTTCACCCTCGGCGTATCCGTCGCGCTACGACCGATGAACCGGGTGCAGAGCGAGGTGCCGGCGCTGCTGGCGATCAAGCTGGTGGTCCACCCGGCTTTGGTCTGGCTGGTGCTCACCACGGTCGGAGGCTTCGACCCGGTGTGGATCGCCACGGCCGTGCTGATGGCGAGCCTGCCGCCCGCGCTCAACGCCTTCATCATGGCGAAGCAGTACGAGACCTATGTGCAGGGCGCGTCCGGCGGCGTGCTGATCGGCACGGTTGTGTCCGTGCTCACCGTCACGCTCATGCTCTACGCCCTGCAGCACGACATGCTGCCGCACGGCCTGCGCTGA